The Salvia hispanica cultivar TCC Black 2014 unplaced genomic scaffold, UniMelb_Shisp_WGS_1.0 HiC_scaffold_750, whole genome shotgun sequence genome contains a region encoding:
- the LOC125199958 gene encoding uncharacterized protein LOC125199958: MEKTIIRRSIFTFLKNYQHLTSTPTLLLLPFAVSSLLAPALVSSSRLLPLVHNRLTTLFLAAGFPPSSPLLNLLNLKLSQTILALLFVSPFSYSSLLLAKAAVIRALHPNNNNNNTPFKPLLITQLCNTLLILASNATSFFLIAIFFNCLNFLGLSSPSSSILLSAVGIILYSIILAHAYIICNLALVSSAVERSGGFMAIIKACLVIKGRSATALSLALPINLGLAAIEALFQYRVVKGYNQGLNQSAILVEGMLIAYLYGLTLNLDTVVGYLFWRSCKRDHHIDQEFSHIIEIHVMGDEFCAKAKVLGLLS; this comes from the coding sequence atggaaaaaacaatCATAAGAAGGTCAATCTTCACCTTCCTCAAAAACTACCAACACCTCACCTCCACCCCaaccctcctcctcctccccttCGCCGTCTCATCCCTCCTCGCCCCGGCCCTCGTATCCTCCTCCCGCCTTCTCCCACTAGTTCACAACCGCCTCACCACCCTCTTTCTCGCGGCTGGCTTCCCTCCATCTTCACCTCTTCTCAACCTCCTCAACCTCAAGCTCTCCCAAACCATCCTCGCCCTCCTCTTCGTCTCCCCTTTCTCTTACTCGTCCCTCCTCCTCGCCAAAGCAGCCGTGATCCGAGCCCTACACcccaacaacaacaacaacaacacacCCTTCAAACCACTCCTCATCACCCAACTATGCAACACACTACTCATTCTTGCATCAAATGCCACATCCTTCTTCCTCATTGCCATCTTCTTCAACTGCCTCAACTTTTTAGGCCTCTCGTCGCCCTCTTCCTCCATCCTCCTCTCGGCAGTTGGGATCATTCTCTACTCCATCATCCTTGCGCACGCGTACATCATCTGCAACCTGGCCTTGGTCTCATCTGCAGTGGAGAGGAGCGGTGGATTCATGGCGATCATCAAGGCGTGCCTGGTGATCAAGGGCAGAAGTGCAACTGCATTGTCGTTGGCTCTGCCTATCAACTTGGGATTGGCTGCCATTGAAGCCCTCTTTCAATACAGAGTTGTTAAAGGCTATAATCAAGGCCTAAATCAGTCAGCCATTCTTGTTGAGGGAATGCTGATTGCCTACTTGTATGGTTTGACACTCAATCTTGATACAGTTGTTGGCTACTTGTTTTGGAGAAGCTGCAAAAGGGATCACCATATTGATCAAGAATTCTCTCACATCATCGAAATCCATGTAATGGGAGATGAGTTTTGTGCAAAAGCCAAGGTTTTGGGATTGCTTTcttga